The following are encoded together in the Pseudidiomarina andamanensis genome:
- the cysE gene encoding serine O-acetyltransferase produces the protein MFKRVREDIQSVFARDPAARNAFEVLTTYPGLHAIWWHRFSHKLWTWRWYWLARFVSTISRWLTGVEIHPGAKIGRRFFIDHGMGVVIGETAEIGDDVTIYHGVTLGGTSWNQGKRHPTLKNGVVIGAGAKVLGPLVIGENARIGSNAVVVKDVPAEATVVGIPARVARSAATAETSEVTKRRQEIAKQYGFDAYAISADNPDPVATAIGRMLDHVHLLDQKVSDLCCAVNQLGGNVCEEIPDVDLDDMDFLKAEQEAAERRQKEQQKEQPKKSPTETD, from the coding sequence ATGTTCAAACGCGTACGAGAAGATATCCAAAGTGTTTTTGCCCGTGATCCTGCGGCACGAAATGCTTTCGAAGTACTCACAACTTACCCCGGACTTCATGCTATCTGGTGGCATCGCTTTAGCCACAAACTGTGGACGTGGCGTTGGTATTGGCTCGCGCGTTTTGTCTCCACTATCTCCCGTTGGTTAACAGGTGTCGAAATTCATCCGGGCGCGAAAATCGGACGCCGCTTTTTCATTGATCATGGTATGGGCGTAGTGATTGGTGAAACCGCAGAAATCGGCGACGATGTAACCATTTATCATGGGGTCACGCTTGGTGGTACAAGCTGGAATCAAGGTAAGCGTCATCCAACTCTCAAAAATGGGGTGGTGATTGGCGCTGGCGCGAAAGTTCTCGGCCCGCTAGTCATTGGTGAAAATGCGCGTATTGGCTCCAATGCTGTTGTGGTAAAAGACGTTCCGGCCGAAGCGACTGTCGTTGGTATTCCCGCTCGAGTGGCTCGAAGTGCGGCTACGGCGGAGACTTCTGAAGTCACTAAACGTCGGCAAGAAATTGCAAAGCAATATGGCTTTGATGCGTATGCGATTTCTGCGGACAACCCAGATCCGGTTGCTACGGCGATTGGTCGTATGCTTGACCACGTGCATTTGCTAGACCAAAAAGTGAGCGATTTGTGTTGCGCAGTGAATCAACTTGGCGGTAATGTGTGTGAAGAAATACCGGATGTTGATTTGGACGATATGGACTTCCTTAAAGCAGAACAGGAAGCAGCTGAACGTCGTCAGAAAGAGCAGCAGAAAGAGCAACCGAAAAAGTCGCCTACTGAAACCGATTAA
- a CDS encoding hydrolase codes for MKADQSVLVIVDAQEKLAPVIHQRDQLIARMRWLGEIANELDVPVVVTEQYPKGLGISVDDLSGVIENAQVIEKMHFSAVQEPNFINAINEINRSQVVLMGMETHVCILQTALDLIADDYQVFVVEDAVGSRRDSDKQTALKRMRQEGVVIISSEMAAYEWLHRSGTDQFRHITKNWIRG; via the coding sequence ATGAAAGCAGATCAGAGCGTACTCGTTATTGTTGATGCACAAGAAAAACTTGCCCCGGTTATCCATCAGCGCGATCAACTCATTGCTCGTATGCGCTGGCTCGGTGAAATCGCCAATGAGTTAGATGTACCTGTGGTTGTGACTGAGCAATATCCAAAGGGATTAGGAATTAGCGTTGATGACCTTTCTGGGGTCATTGAAAACGCCCAAGTTATCGAGAAAATGCATTTTAGTGCGGTGCAGGAGCCAAATTTTATTAATGCCATAAACGAAATCAACCGTTCGCAAGTGGTGTTGATGGGCATGGAAACCCACGTCTGTATATTACAAACCGCGCTTGACTTAATTGCCGATGATTATCAAGTATTTGTGGTAGAAGATGCCGTCGGCTCGCGTCGTGATAGTGACAAACAAACCGCACTGAAACGTATGCGCCAAGAGGGCGTGGTAATTATTTCATCGGAAATGGCTGCTTATGAATGGCTTCATCGCTCAGGAACTGACCAGTTCAGACATATCACAAAAAACTGGATTCGCGGCTAA
- a CDS encoding DUF2489 domain-containing protein, whose translation MREANLPVWTWIAVLLGIVIIAGLAFYAGRLLAQLKAQNQRRDQALAKRNENLHESIVTIAKAMEQGQCPLSEGALRLVVLLDLRVESNQAGYAAKYPSLHDMYERIKHMPTHDARKQYPKAEIRKMDNEREGYEKELEDVILHDVRQLLKDFA comes from the coding sequence ATGAGAGAAGCTAACTTGCCGGTGTGGACTTGGATTGCCGTTTTACTTGGTATTGTAATCATTGCTGGGTTGGCGTTTTATGCTGGTCGCCTGTTAGCGCAATTAAAGGCGCAGAATCAGCGTCGTGATCAAGCGTTAGCAAAGCGAAATGAGAATCTCCATGAAAGCATCGTGACTATTGCGAAGGCAATGGAGCAGGGGCAATGTCCACTGTCAGAGGGCGCACTTCGTTTAGTCGTGCTGTTGGATTTGCGGGTAGAATCAAACCAAGCAGGGTATGCAGCAAAATATCCGTCGTTGCATGATATGTATGAGCGAATTAAACACATGCCGACTCATGACGCTCGCAAGCAATACCCCAAAGCAGAAATTCGCAAAATGGATAACGAGCGCGAAGGCTATGAAAAAGAGCTGGAAGACGTGATTTTGCATGACGTCCGCCAGCTCTTGAAAGATTTCGCTTAA
- the yihI gene encoding Der GTPase-activating protein YihI, with protein sequence MTRVKKTRKTGPLAPSKKPQKDWEQPKTKSAPSKPTHKTKGHKPGSRFNPPSNQGKRQEASGNSQAHDPRHGSKKPISLIDPKQAAQMPQPPSFDRKAAMAELTSIENDERLQALLERAEDGESLSAVDTKYMEERTERFSQLAEILGIELEDDDDFDDLDFDDEFEDDDERS encoded by the coding sequence ATGACACGCGTCAAGAAAACCCGCAAAACTGGTCCGTTAGCTCCATCCAAGAAACCTCAAAAGGATTGGGAGCAACCGAAGACAAAATCAGCACCATCAAAACCGACGCATAAAACCAAAGGCCACAAACCGGGTAGCCGCTTTAACCCGCCTTCAAATCAAGGCAAACGCCAAGAAGCGAGTGGTAATTCGCAAGCGCATGATCCACGCCATGGTAGCAAGAAACCAATTAGCCTGATTGATCCTAAGCAAGCTGCTCAGATGCCACAACCGCCTAGCTTCGACCGTAAAGCAGCGATGGCAGAGCTAACCTCTATTGAAAATGATGAGCGCTTGCAAGCGTTGTTAGAACGCGCTGAAGATGGCGAATCATTAAGCGCCGTTGATACAAAATACATGGAAGAGCGTACTGAAAGATTCTCACAGCTCGCTGAAATACTCGGCATTGAGCTTGAAGACGACGATGACTTTGATGATTTAGATTTCGACGACGAATTTGAGGATGACGATGAGAGAAGCTAA
- a CDS encoding cold-shock protein, whose amino-acid sequence MSTVTGKVKFFNEAKGFGFIEQEQGADVFVHFSAIQSDGFKTLAEGQTVQFTIEQGPKGPQASNVVPM is encoded by the coding sequence ATGTCTACAGTAACTGGTAAAGTAAAATTCTTTAACGAAGCTAAAGGTTTCGGTTTCATCGAGCAAGAGCAAGGCGCAGACGTATTCGTACATTTCTCTGCTATCCAATCAGACGGTTTCAAAACCTTAGCTGAAGGCCAAACTGTTCAGTTCACTATTGAGCAAGGTCCTAAAGGCCCACAGGCTTCTAACGTAGTTCCTATGTAA
- a CDS encoding tetratricopeptide repeat protein, translating into MKLANTLLATISIVVLFGCASQSPTNALTQARLQAHMPSLNNDLFLQPQQSVVSAHQLFVLTSSQQQDFLLDFNGRLSDLPEHERISVYLHDITFGFNYKEKTYTASEAFALSAGNCMALAILTKSLADVAGVEIKFQRVTNAPVFDRNNNIVLVSDHVRARLYKPLDTFNESDDKTLLKRAWVVVDYFPSSASQNAEMITDTEFLALYYRNRAAELMVDGLVDDAYAYATEALKYTPNDSEVLNLLGLLHGRREDVLTAEQLFRYALRLNPDNLNVLHNYQSLAKRQQRHDLVALLEQRIQSIPEANPYTWIALGDVAFTQNQLDTAMMMYRKAAKQAPYVHEAYWGQARVLVAQGETQQARRVLEKGLREARISATKAQFKTGWYSYQTQAQKKPLD; encoded by the coding sequence ATGAAGCTAGCAAATACCTTACTTGCGACAATCTCAATTGTCGTATTATTTGGCTGCGCCAGTCAGTCTCCAACAAATGCTCTGACACAGGCGCGGCTGCAAGCACACATGCCGAGCTTAAATAATGACTTATTCCTCCAGCCTCAACAGTCCGTTGTCTCAGCGCATCAACTGTTTGTGTTAACGTCGTCGCAGCAGCAAGACTTTTTACTCGATTTTAATGGCCGACTCAGCGATTTACCTGAGCACGAGCGCATCAGCGTCTATCTGCACGACATAACCTTCGGATTTAACTACAAAGAAAAAACCTATACCGCGAGCGAAGCGTTTGCCTTAAGTGCCGGTAACTGCATGGCGTTAGCTATTCTTACCAAGAGCTTAGCTGACGTTGCTGGTGTCGAAATTAAATTCCAACGCGTCACCAATGCGCCGGTATTTGACCGAAATAATAATATTGTACTTGTTTCAGATCATGTCCGTGCTCGGCTATACAAGCCACTCGACACTTTCAACGAAAGTGATGATAAAACGCTGTTGAAACGAGCTTGGGTGGTGGTTGACTATTTCCCTTCGTCAGCGTCGCAAAATGCTGAAATGATCACTGATACTGAATTTTTGGCTCTGTATTATCGTAACCGAGCGGCAGAACTGATGGTGGATGGATTGGTGGATGATGCATACGCCTATGCAACTGAAGCACTCAAGTACACACCGAATGACAGTGAAGTACTTAATCTTTTGGGGTTGTTACATGGTCGTAGAGAGGACGTACTTACTGCCGAGCAACTGTTTCGTTATGCGCTGCGACTAAACCCTGATAATTTGAATGTCTTACATAACTATCAATCGCTTGCTAAACGCCAGCAGCGCCATGATTTGGTAGCACTACTGGAACAACGTATTCAATCCATTCCGGAAGCGAACCCGTATACGTGGATAGCCTTGGGTGATGTAGCGTTCACGCAAAATCAACTTGATACAGCCATGATGATGTATCGTAAGGCAGCGAAGCAGGCGCCTTATGTTCATGAAGCGTATTGGGGGCAAGCTCGTGTACTGGTTGCGCAGGGTGAAACCCAGCAAGCGCGACGTGTTTTAGAAAAAGGCTTAAGGGAAGCACGGATATCGGCGACCAAAGCTCAATTTAAAACCGGTTGGTACAGTTATCAAACTCAGGCACAAAAAAAGCCGCTCGATTGA
- a CDS encoding DMT family transporter: MQQSDTPPLKAWLLLLLLAMIWGSSFILIKKGLIAFRPDQLAAIRIASAGFVLLPFLMRRFRTVQRYHWPKLISVGLVGSFIPAFLFAFAQTQLPSGVTGVLNTFTPLATLIIGVLVFHQIVAVQQWVGVLIGLAGTVILITANASGEFQFNAYALLIIVATICYGINLNLIKHHIPDLGALTITGVSLFLVAPPALIYLLFATPFVEQLGSQPDAYFSLTAILILGVVGTAMALVIFNTVVKMTDTTFTSSVTYLIPIVALILGVVDGEPFLVEHAIGMAAILTGVFIANRRARKPRVAPTA; the protein is encoded by the coding sequence ATGCAACAGAGTGACACTCCGCCTCTAAAAGCTTGGTTACTGTTGTTGTTGCTCGCAATGATTTGGGGCAGCTCCTTCATCTTGATTAAAAAAGGGCTTATAGCCTTTCGTCCCGATCAGCTCGCTGCAATTCGCATTGCTTCTGCCGGCTTCGTGTTACTGCCATTTTTAATGCGCCGGTTTAGAACCGTGCAACGTTATCACTGGCCGAAGCTTATTTCGGTGGGTTTAGTTGGCAGCTTTATTCCTGCGTTTTTGTTCGCGTTTGCGCAAACACAATTACCAAGTGGCGTGACTGGTGTACTCAATACATTTACGCCACTGGCTACCCTAATCATTGGTGTATTGGTTTTTCATCAGATTGTCGCTGTACAACAATGGGTTGGCGTTCTGATTGGTTTAGCCGGCACGGTGATTTTAATTACCGCTAATGCCAGTGGTGAGTTCCAGTTTAATGCCTATGCGCTCCTAATTATCGTGGCAACTATTTGCTACGGCATAAACCTCAACCTCATAAAGCATCACATTCCTGATTTAGGCGCGCTTACCATAACCGGTGTTAGCCTGTTTCTAGTAGCGCCGCCAGCACTTATTTATTTGCTGTTCGCAACACCGTTTGTTGAGCAACTTGGTTCGCAACCCGATGCCTATTTCTCGCTAACAGCGATTTTGATACTTGGTGTTGTTGGGACGGCAATGGCGCTCGTCATTTTTAATACGGTTGTAAAAATGACTGATACGACGTTTACCAGCTCCGTCACTTACCTCATTCCGATTGTGGCGTTGATACTTGGGGTGGTTGATGGTGAGCCGTTCTTAGTTGAGCACGCAATTGGTATGGCGGCCATTTTGACTGGCGTATTTATTGCTAATCGACGCGCCCGTAAGCCTCGCGTTGCGCCAACTGCCTAA
- a CDS encoding c-type cytochrome has product MKKIAMFVGLYLGLTGVAMAATGDAEAGQQKSAVCAACHGPDGNAPSDMYPKIAGQHESYLLKQLKDYKLAAETGGEQGRANAIMQGQVMMLSEQDMADLAAYFASQEMEGGAAPEDVIAAGEKLFVAGDESRGIAACAACHGPRGDGMALANFPNISGQHAAYTKQQLELFRSGERANDMNNMMRDVASKLTDKDIEILSQYIQGLY; this is encoded by the coding sequence ATGAAAAAAATCGCAATGTTCGTAGGCCTGTACCTTGGCTTGACTGGTGTTGCCATGGCAGCAACTGGCGATGCGGAAGCAGGACAACAGAAATCCGCTGTATGTGCTGCGTGTCACGGGCCGGATGGTAATGCACCATCTGATATGTATCCGAAAATTGCTGGTCAGCATGAAAGCTACCTGTTGAAACAGCTGAAAGATTATAAGCTAGCTGCTGAAACTGGCGGCGAGCAAGGTCGTGCAAACGCAATCATGCAAGGTCAAGTGATGATGTTGAGTGAGCAAGATATGGCTGACTTAGCAGCATATTTCGCATCACAAGAAATGGAAGGTGGAGCAGCACCGGAAGACGTGATTGCAGCAGGTGAGAAATTATTTGTTGCTGGTGATGAGTCTCGCGGCATTGCAGCTTGTGCAGCATGCCATGGGCCACGCGGCGACGGCATGGCGTTAGCTAACTTTCCAAATATCTCAGGTCAACATGCAGCATATACCAAGCAACAGCTTGAGTTGTTCCGCAGTGGCGAACGCGCGAATGATATGAACAATATGATGCGCGACGTGGCGAGTAAATTGACAGATAAAGATATCGAAATCTTATCTCAGTACATTCAAGGCCTGTACTAA
- the yihA gene encoding ribosome biogenesis GTP-binding protein YihA/YsxC, translated as MNTTLNFQPTKFITSAANIRQLPEDSGVEIAFAGRSNAGKSSALNTITRQKALARTSKTPGRTQLINVFEVQPNKRLIDLPGYGYAKVPLAVKEKWNQALSEYLQKRQSLRGLVLLMDIRHPYRDTDQDLLHWATDCGIPVLVLLTKADKLKPGQRKSTLLQAREAALVFGGSVLVEMFSSHNKIGLPQVEVILSDWLNTPAEATVSADATE; from the coding sequence ATGAATACCACGTTAAACTTTCAGCCCACAAAATTTATCACGAGCGCCGCAAATATTCGACAATTGCCTGAAGATTCAGGGGTCGAAATTGCTTTTGCGGGTCGATCAAACGCGGGCAAATCAAGCGCTTTGAATACTATTACGCGCCAAAAAGCATTAGCGCGCACCAGTAAAACGCCTGGCCGTACGCAGTTAATCAACGTTTTCGAAGTGCAACCTAATAAACGCTTAATCGATTTACCAGGCTATGGTTATGCCAAAGTGCCTTTGGCCGTTAAAGAAAAATGGAACCAAGCACTCAGTGAATACTTACAGAAACGTCAGTCTCTGCGTGGCCTCGTATTATTGATGGATATTCGCCATCCATACCGTGACACTGATCAGGATTTACTGCATTGGGCAACCGACTGCGGCATTCCAGTTCTAGTGTTGCTTACTAAGGCCGACAAGTTGAAGCCTGGTCAACGTAAAAGCACGTTACTACAGGCTCGTGAAGCTGCGTTGGTGTTCGGTGGTAGCGTGCTGGTAGAGATGTTTTCGTCGCATAACAAAATCGGCCTTCCACAAGTTGAAGTGATTCTATCCGACTGGCTTAACACCCCAGCAGAAGCAACGGTTAGCGCCGATGCAACAGAGTGA
- a CDS encoding metal-dependent hydrolase family protein, whose amino-acid sequence MRKLLAVSIALGLASTAHADTLIYAGTLIDGTQANPKSEMTVVIDEGIIQAIESGFKQPQEGDVVIDRRTGTVMPGFIDMHTHLTSQLGPGSYMNKFTKGAPDVTLDAVNYARKTLMAGFTTVRDLGDSYNASIALRNAVNAGKVIGPRIYTAGKSLATTGGHADPTNGAHGGLYETPTPAEGVLNGPYEARQAVRARYQDGSDLIKLTVTGGVLSVAKSGHNPQFMMDELEAVVKTARDYEMKVTVHAHGKEGMLRAIEAGVDSIEHGTYMDEEVMRAMKKKGVYYVPTITAGRSVAERAKIDGFFPELVRPKAAAIGPKIQSTFAEAYKAGVKIAFGTDAGVYDHGENYREFIYMVEAGMPPLVAIRSATAEASKLLGVSDIGTIEVGKRADVVAVQGNPLNDISLLSNINLVVKDGTVYKQ is encoded by the coding sequence ATGCGGAAATTATTAGCAGTATCTATAGCTCTTGGCTTGGCTTCAACCGCCCATGCCGACACGCTTATTTACGCGGGTACACTCATTGACGGTACTCAAGCCAACCCGAAATCAGAAATGACCGTTGTCATTGATGAGGGAATCATCCAAGCGATTGAAAGCGGTTTTAAACAGCCACAAGAAGGCGACGTGGTGATTGATCGTCGTACTGGTACGGTGATGCCTGGTTTCATCGACATGCATACCCACCTCACTTCTCAGTTGGGCCCCGGCAGCTATATGAACAAATTTACCAAAGGGGCACCAGACGTCACTTTGGATGCTGTTAATTACGCGCGTAAGACGCTCATGGCAGGTTTCACTACCGTTCGTGATTTAGGTGATTCCTATAATGCCAGTATCGCACTGCGTAACGCGGTGAATGCCGGCAAAGTGATTGGTCCTCGTATTTACACTGCAGGTAAATCGCTTGCAACTACCGGTGGGCATGCTGACCCAACTAACGGTGCTCATGGCGGCTTGTACGAAACACCAACTCCGGCAGAGGGCGTGTTGAACGGGCCTTATGAGGCTAGACAAGCGGTTCGAGCTCGCTATCAAGACGGTTCAGACTTGATCAAATTAACGGTTACGGGTGGCGTATTAAGTGTTGCGAAAAGCGGACATAACCCTCAGTTCATGATGGATGAACTTGAAGCTGTGGTAAAAACAGCACGTGATTACGAAATGAAAGTCACGGTTCACGCACATGGCAAAGAAGGCATGCTGCGTGCCATTGAAGCCGGTGTTGATTCTATCGAGCACGGTACTTACATGGACGAGGAAGTGATGCGCGCGATGAAGAAAAAAGGCGTGTATTACGTACCAACCATTACGGCTGGTCGCTCGGTTGCCGAGCGGGCAAAAATAGATGGGTTCTTCCCAGAACTTGTTCGGCCTAAAGCTGCAGCGATTGGTCCAAAAATTCAAAGTACGTTTGCTGAAGCGTACAAAGCTGGTGTGAAAATTGCTTTTGGTACTGACGCTGGGGTGTACGATCACGGCGAAAACTATCGCGAGTTTATCTACATGGTTGAAGCAGGTATGCCGCCACTGGTAGCAATTCGAAGCGCTACCGCTGAAGCATCAAAATTATTAGGCGTATCGGATATCGGTACCATTGAAGTTGGCAAACGAGCTGATGTGGTAGCGGTACAGGGAAATCCCTTGAACGACATTTCCCTGCTCAGCAACATCAATTTGGTTGTGAAAGACGGTACTGTTTACAAACAGTAA